GTTCTACTTAAGACAAATTAGACTAATGTAGAACaattgagttcaacttttttcttttccactctgAAAGACACGACAGATAATGTTCACTCCTGGATAAAATTGCACACTCACTAGCAATTCAAGTCTTCCATTCTCATTTGGATCCTCAGAGCTTGTTTCCTATTCCCCTTAGTTGCAAATCCTTTTCCATTACTTTCCCATTTCTCTCAGTTGCAAATCTAAGCCATTTCCACATTCCATAAGACTTAATTCCCATTCCTCCATCTCTTCAGACAATCTTGCCTCCTATGtcactgaggaaactgaggccaacagGCTTGAAAttcataaatttttttctgttagacCAACAAATGCATCTACGTGGGCATCCATCTGTCCAGTCTTCCCTCAGAagatttctcctctccttctggtccAAATCAAATTATTTGTGCTCTTGTTTTCATCCTCTCCCATCTCTTCAAGAAATTTGAACCATTAATTTCCCATTAGTAGATGTGTCAGATACATTGCTGCCATGCCCACAACCTCTTATGAGGGAAGGCAATCCACCCATGGTCTTTGCAAAGAGGCAGCCATGTTTTGTACCATGCAAACTTCTGTGTACTAACTGATTGAACAAGGTGGGCACCTGTTTCAAAGGGCAGCCAATTTACAGGCTGGCGAGAGAATTAAGACAAGGTCTGATATGAAAAGATGAGCAGGGCCTGTCGCCTTCTTAAAACTTTTCAAAGGTGCTCACTGCTTTAAGAATGAAAGACTCATTTTAAGTGAGATGAGCGGATTTTTATTATTAGAAACGTTATGAAATGATCTTTGATGCATGTCTTGCCTATGAAAATCATTCACTTTAATGCGGGAATAAGTTTCTACTGGATAGTTGCTAGAGAACTAAGCATCTTAGTACAGGAATTATAATAAATTGAACATCATTAATGATAAAAATAGCACTCATAGGAGCCTATTATACGGGTTTTAAATACAGCATCTCTGACTCTCACAGTAATCCTGCAATGTAGGTTCTAATATTCCTAATTGTCAGATaatgaaactaaggctcagagaacttGGGTCACTTTCCAAGGTCACACTCAACGTGTGGCTGAGCTTAGAGTGTGGCAAAGCTTATGTACTCTTTGTCCTCTTTATACTATATCTGGCTTTTTCCTAGCTAAACACACGAAGGCgttgcttaattttattttatcatttgttttcttgGCTTGACATCAAAATGATTGAAGTTGGCTTATGTAAGTATATAAACAGCATAAAATTAACAAATAACTAACtacaggaaggaaataaaatcaagcTAGAGGCAGATTTAGTGTGTAAGAATGTGTGCCataagttttttgtgtgtgtgtgaggaagactagcccttaGCTAACAACCAATgccattccttctcttttttttttgttgctgaggaagactggccctgagctaacttccgtgcccatgttcctccaccttatatgggatgccaccataccatggcttgacaagcggtgcgtcggtgcacgacgcccaggatctgaacctgcgaaccctgggccaccggagCAGAGCGCAGGCACCTAACCGCTTTGCCACCAGGCTGCCTCCGCCATAAATTTTTTAAGTAGTTAGGGTCTCTAAAGATTGCTTCATTAAGAAGGAGTGATATTAGGAAGACTTGGTAGCGCTTGAGGACTCAAAAGATTGGGCATGACAGGTGATCATTATTAAGCACATACATTAAGTGAAATATAGTGAGATGCACCTGGTACAAATGCCTGCTGAATGAACTTACAAATATCAGGCACCTCAGCTTATAAGAGTAAGATTAGGAAGTCCATACAGAAAGGGTGAATATtcactatagattaatttgagCAAAGTTCTGTGAAAAGATCACTGACCACGAATATTCAGGAATTGACATTCCACAAAATGGCATATCAAAAAAGAATATCTATCATCCCAAAGATGAGAAGAATGTCTTAAAATCTGCAGCATTCAAGTTGAAATCTAGTCTTGATTTTACACCATTTTCTTTATTGGTTAACATTTGGGGGTACACTTCTCTGGAGAGAGCCACTTACcgagaaaaagagtaaaaatggAGATGGACTTACCAAGAGCCAATTTAACAGTGTCTCTGAAGGAGAAGCTACGCTTACAAAAACATGGTCCAAACTTGCTCAAATGTCCACCACGGTACGACTTAGCACTTACTCTTTTCCCAACCGGCCTATAAACGGGTACAAGTGGCGACACCGAGATACCGTTCAGACATGATTTTTTGGGGTGGAAGATTCTGAGCAATAACTTACGAAAAACCTAGCTGCTGATTTGAGTATGTAATTACACAGGAGGAGAGTTTGGACTTGGAGTGGTGGTAAACAGCAGGTTTACTTCACACAGCGGATTAGCTCATACTTAATAATGTAGTAAATCTGTTGGGCACTGACTATACGCGCCCAAGTGATGAAGATTGCTACTATGTCTCTACTCTCTAAGCCTTCGGCATCAACAAGCACAGTATTTCCTGGATGCTGTCTTGCTGATGTCAGCTTTGCTAGTCCAGGTTAAGATTCTACCAAAGTCTCAGGAATTAAATTTCCTAGAGAACCGAGACTCTTCCCAGGTTCTTCTTTGCCTTGTtgtatacttttattttcaaagtctGACGGGCGAAAAACCTTGGGTTTCAGGAGGCATACTGGGGTAGGGCCCAGGGATCCGCATTTTCAACAACCGCCTCAGGTGGACTTGATGCCAGATGGTTCAGACCATATTTTGAAAAACAGAGTACAACGAGGTAAGGATGGTGATACAAGAGTCAGCTGTTAAAAGGTGTTCTGTTTGGGCAGCTTTGGAGGCTAAGGCTTAGTCCGGGCTTATTTACACCTAGAAGATTAAAGCGGGGGAGTCGTTGAGTCAGACTCTGAGGCGCCTGCTACGACGCAACTCGCCCATGCTCGGGACCAGCCGACGCCGGCTCCACCTAAACCACAGGTCTCCTGAACCTCCTCGGGGGTTTCTGCCGGCTTCACCTGAGCCACAGACCTACAGCGCTCCTCGGAGCTTCCGGCTGACACCCACAGTCCTCGCCAGGCGCCGCTGCTTCCGCACAGCAGAAGCGCGGTAACCCGCAGCAAACCCCGGCGCACGAGGCGCAAGCGCCCTCCGGTCCCGCCCCCTGCCCAGCGGAGCCGGAAGTTGTCTTGCTCGGCCGGTACGTCGCCCTCCGCGGGCCGCACGGCATGATGCTCCGAGGCCCCCGCCGCTGCCTCAGGGTCTCGATAGCACCCGCCGCGGCCCTGGCTGTGGCGGTGCTCTCGTCACTCTCGCGCTGCTCCCTCCTGGAGCCGGAGGACCGCGTGGTCTCGGCGCTCAGCCCCTACTTCGGCACCAAGACTCGCTACGAGGATGTCAACCCTGGTCTGCCGCCGGACCCCGAGGCGCCGCGGCGGGACCCGGAGCTGCTGGAGGAGACCTGCACCCCGGTGCAGCTGGTCGCCCTCATCCGCCACGGCACTCGCTACCCTACGGCCAAACAGATCCGCAAGCTGCGACAGCTGCACGGGTTGCTGCAGGCCGGCGGGCCCGGGGATGACAGCACCCGCGCTGCCGGCGGCCGCGACCTGAGCGCCGCGCTGGCCAGCTGGCCTCTGTGGTACGCGGACTGGATGGACGGGCAGCTGGTGGAGAAGGGGCGACAGGACATGCGACAGCTGGCGCTGCGCCTGGCCTCCCTTTTCCCGGCGCTCTTCAGCCTCGAGAACTACGGCCGCCTGCAGCTCATCACCAGCTCCAAGCATCGCTGCGTGGACAGCGGCGCCGCCTTCCTGCAAGGGCTGTGGCAGCACTACCACCCTGGGTTGCCGCCACCGGACGTCGCAGGTAACCCCCCGGGCCGCCGGGCCACTGCCCTGCCTCAGTTCTCCCCCTGTCCTAAGTCCTCCCCCAGATCCCGGACTGCCCCAGCCTCCCTCACTTCCCTCTGTCCCCAGTCACCCGTCCCTCGGGCCCCCATCCTATGGAATGCTCAGGACTTGgctgtctccctcctcctcatACGCAcgttcctttattcattcatcaggtaTGAATTTGGCATCTTCTACGTGCAGGACAGAGTAGTAGACGTTGGAGTACCCAATAGGCAAGGAGGCAGACGAGAGCAGTTTTTAATCTCCCATCCCGGATTGAAATGGCCCTCCGAGCACAGCccgtcccttcctccctccctggcaGCTAGTTCTGCGGTTGGGTGCACTTTTTAAATACAATCTAGGACTTTCTTCCTCAGGCTTTGCTTCTGATACTATTTGGGTTTTTTTACTTATGGACTTTTTCAGATGTTGGTTCCAGACCTACATCCTCTTTTAGGAAGCTATTCTCTAACTTTCTTTACTgctctgcttttttctcttttgttcttttgtgtaCTATAGAGTTACCCGCGTTGTAGCCGTGGGCCATGGTCACACGCAGTACTTTACTGATTTATTCCACTACTTACACTTTTGCAAAATTTGACAGATCGTCTAGTGGGGGCCCTTTTATTTCACAGGTGAAGTTGAGCCCAAGAATATGCCTTGATGATTGTCCTTCCTTAGTTTGAGTGTTAGAGTCAGGCCTAGAATCCAGGTCTTTTGTTTTCCCCTGAATTGTGCTTTTTTCCCTCAGAAAATGTTTTGATAGTCACAGATAATACTAATAGCAGACACTTAATgccagctgtgtgccaggcatgctTCACATTTATGTCACTAAATCCTTACAACAGCTCTCTTAGGTTGATAGTATTTTCTCCCTATccaacagatgaagaaattgagacacaGAAACGTTAAATAATTTACTAATTTCATATAGCTAGGTCTGTACCCAGAAAATCTGATTTAGAGCTTGGTCTCTTAACCATTACAGTATACAGCTTCCATTTGTCCTGTAATTTAAGGCTAAGTGTAAAAGCATTTAATACTTTTGTGCCAGAGAGATGAACAAGTGTTAATACTGTCTTGATCAGTTTTAAGCTCAGAGTTGACATGAGATATCATTTAGCTTCAAAGCccaagtgaaaaataaattagaagtaTATTGGTTTGTCATTTCTCCAGTAGAATCCTCTCTTAAGTAGTTCAGCTGTCTCCAAGGCATTCTTCCATTATGTGTCACGTTATTGCTCTAGAGGTAACTCAGTTGGCTGACTTGTGTTTAGTCACTTGTTAAATTGTGCTTTTTAATTATAACTAGACTTTTCCCATTAATATGAGTGAAAATTCCTCACAAATCTATTAAATTAACTGAATGTTGAAAGCAGAACATATTTCAATATAGCTCAGTATATATAGTGCATGCCAAAAAGGGTCTACTGGACCTCCTGGGATGAATGAATTTTTGCCTTCAGCTGGCATTGTGAGGATTGGCATTTGCCTCCAAGTACAAAGCCAGGGATCAGAATAGTTAAGGATAAGCCCACCCCTCATCATTTTCAGTCTCATAGATTAAACCCTTTGCCTAGCTACTTCATTATTATCTATAGACAGTTGTTTTGCCTGTTGGGTATATCTCGGCTTTTGAGGGAGGCCACTGAATTAGATTTTGTATTCTTACAGAAACAGAACTGTTTCTCTTTAAAGAGCAGCAGTAATTAGACAGTAGCAAGGATGAAATATCCAGATCCACTTGGGAAATCAGTTTTTGAGGCCACAGAAGATGACAACGATAACTTATTTTCCTAGTCAAGATGTTTTCTTAAGAACTGCAATCCAACTGGCGATTCAAGTGGGCAGAATTATCCATTTCAGGAGATCCTgaaatggatacacacacacgtatatatgtatatgttcacACACACATCCAAAGCAAAACAGTATAACTAGATTTAATTTTCTCGTTTCATATGCAGAAATAGTATACTTGGTGTTCTTTTCATGGTAAATTATGAGAGAAAAAATGATTGAAATCTGTATGTTTTGAATATGACTCTGAAAAAACTTAAAGGCACCCCAATAGTTGAAACATGATTATGAATGCTTTTCCACTACATATTTGTTGCCAAATTGAGGAAATAATGTAACATTGAATTTTAAGTGGAAAGTTATCTGGGAGCTTCCGttagaaaataaatcaaatcagaagcacctagcacagtgaaATACAGAAACGTTGATGTAATTTGTGCTGCTATCAGTAGTTTTTGTCCAAAGCAGAGTCTTTTGTAAAGCAACACGGGGTTGGGAAAGTTGattgagaaaataaaatgctGTATTTAGACTTTGGCTTAGAGGAGAAAAACAGATTCGATTTGTTGAATTATCTCTCACTTTGTAATTAGAAACTTTGctgatttttagtttgttttcttaagtttTCTGTGCCTGACAGAAATAGTACTTATATAACACATTTTTGCACTTTTTATGACTTTCATgtctaattatttttgttttaagaaaacatTCATTTCAGTTACCTTTATTTCATTGTGCAGTATTGCTATAATACATTTTATCTTTGATACTCTCTGTCTCTTTAGTCTTTTCTAGCATATGCTCTCATGAATTACAATCATGACAAATAGGGAGTAGTTTTGTCCTATATCTTTCTTAATCAGTGTGTGCTTATTTCAGACATGCCAATGAATAAATAGGTTTTTAGTGTTCCTTTTCACACTTGAAACAAAGTTTTCAATAATTTGAAATTGTCATttatgtcattgatttatgtatgtatatagaaaaaaatctatatatagatttttttttccctttcagacATGGAGTGTGGACCTCCAAGAGTTAATGATAAACTAATGAGGTTCTTTGATCATTGTGAGAAGTTTTTAACTGAAGTGGAAAGGAATACTACCGCTCTTTATCATGTAGAAGCCTTCAAAACTGGACCAGAAAtgcagaacattttaaaaaaagttgcAGCTGCTTTGCAAGTGCCAGTCAACAATTTAAATGCAGGTAAGGTGcctgttatttttcatttgaactcGGAAATAGTTTAAATGGTTTTTgaattctgaaaatgaaaaaatatggaaGCATAAAGTTATACCTTTTAAAGACCCACAGTTGATTTTACATTAAGAAGATAATATGTTCTAGAGCAAGAAAATTGTACACCTTATGCTTAACTATTTTTAGATTCATATTCTTCTTTGAGTTCTGTGTAAATTAATGTACAAGATTTCTTGCTAtatcctggaattttttttttggagggcagAGGTATATAAAGTTTCAACTCTaaacattatttataaaacaaaaattttccgAATTATCTCCTCGTAAAGTGATACAGATGGAAAAATCATAAATTCTTCAGCTTTTGAAGCAGTTCAGAAGTACAGGCTAATGTTTTGAGAGGGATAAGTTTtagaaagtcaaagacaaagtagtgtgattttttgtttttttgaggctTTTAAACCTAGAGATGCTGAGAAAATGACCAGTCGTGTTTGTCATATGGTATTACAGTGGATGGGCTGACAGTGCAAATTATCATACAACCTGGgacactttttttgttttttttttttggtgaggaagattagtgttGAGcaaacatccaatgccaatcctcctctttttgctgaggaagattggccctgggctaacatctgtgcccatcttcctctgctttgtgtggtatgccgccacagcatggcttgataagcagtgtgtaggtccacatccaggatccaaacctgtgaaccctgggccgacgaataggagcgtgcgaacttaaccgctacgccactgggccggccccaacctgGGGCACTTTTGAGGGTGAGAGGAGACGCTTAATAGTTATACTGGGAAAGTAAATGGAAAACGAGGGCACATgatcacctagcaatgggaaattaagaaaaaataataagattttcctgttttctagaaatttataatctaaagagCAGATGTTGACAAATATACAAAGAGTATGGATTTCATTATATTCTGAATAAATTTCCAACAGACTAGAAGTGGTagatgttggggaaaaaaaataaagtaaactaGAATCTGTCCATCATGGAACCTGAATACTTGATAAGGATCAAAAAAGTGAAGATGCCTAGACTAGCATTAAAATCGAGTGTTTTCTCTTTCCCCAAACTGGCTATACATTGGGGTCACCTgtggagctttaaaaattatttattttattgggaAATAATTCAAGGATAtagataataataaaagttaTACCTGAAAACTTAGTTTTATCAAATTTTAACATTATGCTTTAATTAGTTGCTTTAAATAAATTGAGGTCCcttggtccctctccaggatctcattcctctccttttctccccagaggtaaccattATCATGAATTGAGCATTTAAATCATCCCATGccaatttttacatttatatttatgtttctaTATATAAATGGGATATTGTTTTGcagatttttaaactttaaagaaTGGTGTCAAACTGTATAATAGCAGTCTGAAATTtgattttaattcaattttttttttttttttttttttttttttgtgaggagatcagccctgagctaacatccgccaatcctcctcttttttttcgctgaggaagacggccctgggctaacatctgtgcctatcttcctccactttatatgggacgccgccacagcatggcttaccaagcagtgcgtcggtgcgcgcccgggatccgaaccagcgaaccccgggccgccgcagcggagcgcgcgcacccaaccgcttgcgccaccgggccggccccttaattcaatttatttttgatttaatGTATGTAGTTCTAGTCCTATATTTTAAACTTATGTACAGAATTCCATTATATAACTATACCAGTATCTAGCCTTTATTTTGTTAGTGAGCATTTAGATTGTTGacgaagatttttttaaaactatttttagtcTCTGAATGGACAAGGCTTATTTGTGTTTCACTGCTGAAGTAACTGATAGCGCCTTGTTTTTTGGAGGCAATATAAGCATAGTGGTTAAAATCATGGGTTCTGGAATTGGACTGTTTGTGTTTGAATTTTGCCTCTGTTATACTATGGACTAACTCTGTGATGTTCAGCACGTTCCTTAATATCTCTATGTCatagtttctttctctgtaaaatgggtataggaaTTGTACCTGCCTCATAGGAATATTACAAAGATTATATGAGATTAATTCATGCAAAGcgttagcacagtacctggcacagaataactgctcaaaatattttagctatttaaatacttttatttttctttttttggtgaggaagattagccctgagctaacatctgttgccgctcctcctctttttgctgaggaagattggccctggctaacatctgtgccatcttcctcttttttatatggaatgccaccacagcatggtttaacaagcagtgtgtcagtgcacacccaggatctgaacctgctaacctgGGGCTGCCAGaggggagcacgtgcacttaaccgctacaccaccaggccagccgttTTTTTTACATAGGTGATGCTGTATGTATTTTCTGTAACTTATTTTTACTTAGCAATATATCTGTCTCGTATAGATCTGTctcattcttttatattttataggaTATGTGATTCAATTTCTAGGTCAATGCTACTTAAAAACTTACTTAACAATCATCAGATTTTACTGGTGGGAGAGGCTGGAGTTAAAACCGTCCAAATTCTTTTTATAGGAAATCATTTTCCTGCTGAAGTTCTTCTTAGTTTTTAACTGTTTCAAATGatgctacagtgaacattctTATAGTCTGGTTTTTGCACTTGAGAGTTGCTCTATAAGATAACTATaggtggaattgttgggttaaaGAGCATGAATATTTTACATCTTGATGTATACTTCCAAATTGTTCTCTGAAAGTGTAGAAAAATTTATATCAATAATATATGAGAATGCTCATTTTCTCCTATCTCATCCAACAGTGGATATTATTGATCATTTTGATTTTTGCCAATTGGATTAATGAAAAATGGTGTctagctttaatttgcatttctttggttactTGTGaaggtgaacatcttttcatatgtttattaacTACTTGCATTCCTTCTTAGAATTGCCTCTTAATAGCCTTGTCCATTTTCTATTGAATTCTTTTTACGTTTTTCTTACTATTGTTTTATGTTGATCATAGGTACCGTTTATGTGTTatggatatattaattatatatcctttaattttctttgatGGATAAATTTTTTGCCTATTGTATGTTGCTAACATTTTCTCTTaatttgttgtttatcttttAAGTCTAGTTATGGTGCCTTAGAGGCACCATACAGAGGTTTACATCTTTTATATAGtcatatttgtcttttcattatggCTTCTGAGTGTTGTATTTTGCTTAGGAATCTTTTCTTATCCGAAgattattatattttcctatgtcttcctattttatttaattttaatttaatttttttaatgtttaaatctttaatccatctgaaaTATTTTTGAGGTTCCAAAAGATTGACCAAGAAGTCAGAATGGTCATGATAGATGGATCAGAGCCATAACTCGTCATGAAAGATTTTTGTCTAACCTCCCTATTATGCAGGTGGGAAAATTGAGACCCAGAGAGCCTAGAGTGACTTGCCCAGTATAATTAGTGGCAGAGTCAGGTCTCATAGGCTCAGTTGTTATCTTATGCTTTTTCTCCCTATACTAGTACTTCAAAgttttttggtaaattttttttcagtcagcTCCACTCCGGTTAAAGAATAGACCATTTGGACTCACTCATAGTTTCAGAAGTAGAACTTCGAGTGTGAATGAGCCGGGTCCTTTCATCAAACATATATGGTACTTACAAGCCACTATATTTAATATTAGGTATTAGGATTATAAAACCTTTCATTTATATAGGCAGAGTTTTTAAATGGCTTTTACATATATTCCCAATGAAATATTCTTTTTGTATATACTCTACATATATACTTTTGTATATACTCTATATACTGTCTCAGGGAAGTTCTTTAAACTCAAAACTAGTACAAAAAGCATGTGAGATCACTTATTTTTTGTGTTGTATTTCCCATTTTCCTTGGGAAAGAGGAAAGGCAGTGAAGttaaagaaaaatcagagcaATGGAGGCGACCCCTGCAGTTGACTTCTCTCTCTGTAGCGTTAAACTTCCTCTTGACTAGATTGCAGTGTTTTTATTTGGTACTGACAAAGGCTACCTTTTGTAGCCCAGGTACTCGTTCCCTTATCCCTTGTCTTCAAAACCCATATGTATCTAAAAGTAATGCAGTCAGCTAATTAACAATGTAAAA
This genomic stretch from Diceros bicornis minor isolate mBicDic1 chromosome 6, mDicBic1.mat.cur, whole genome shotgun sequence harbors:
- the MINPP1 gene encoding multiple inositol polyphosphate phosphatase 1 isoform X2, yielding MMLRGPRRCLRVSIAPAAALAVAVLSSLSRCSLLEPEDRVVSALSPYFGTKTRYEDVNPGLPPDPEAPRRDPELLEETCTPVQLVALIRHGTRYPTAKQIRKLRQLHGLLQAGGPGDDSTRAAGGRDLSAALASWPLWYADWMDGQLVEKGRQDMRQLALRLASLFPALFSLENYGRLQLITSSKHRCVDSGAAFLQGLWQHYHPGLPPPDVADMECGPPRVNDKLMRFFDHCEKFLTEVERNTTALYHVEAFKTGPEMQNILKKVAAALQVPVNNLNAGLSQFPLQSSFSLVMQRPFFHCFLSWATSKTRSP
- the MINPP1 gene encoding multiple inositol polyphosphate phosphatase 1 isoform X1, translating into MMLRGPRRCLRVSIAPAAALAVAVLSSLSRCSLLEPEDRVVSALSPYFGTKTRYEDVNPGLPPDPEAPRRDPELLEETCTPVQLVALIRHGTRYPTAKQIRKLRQLHGLLQAGGPGDDSTRAAGGRDLSAALASWPLWYADWMDGQLVEKGRQDMRQLALRLASLFPALFSLENYGRLQLITSSKHRCVDSGAAFLQGLWQHYHPGLPPPDVADMECGPPRVNDKLMRFFDHCEKFLTEVERNTTALYHVEAFKTGPEMQNILKKVAAALQVPVNNLNADLIQVAFFTCSFDLAIKGVKSPWCDVFDIDDAKVLEYLNDLKQYWKRGYGYTINSRSSCTLFQDIFQHLDKAVEQKQRSQPISSPVILQFGHAETLLPLLSLMGYFKDKEPLTAYNYKEQMHRKFRSGHIVPYASNLIFVLYHCKNAKNPKEEFRVQMLLNEKVLPLAHSQETVSVYEDLKNHYKDILQSCHTSEECELPKVNNTSDEL